Proteins co-encoded in one Gossypium arboreum isolate Shixiya-1 chromosome 11, ASM2569848v2, whole genome shotgun sequence genomic window:
- the LOC108474248 gene encoding uncharacterized protein LOC108474248, protein MSYEIFFCKTFSNSHRVTFSFFLPFFIPSPSSSEQCERDKARVLVHCMSGKNRSPAIVVAFLMKSKGWRLPQSYQWVKERRPSVDISQVWIEIKYNIVRSDINCKLFSEVEITK, encoded by the exons ATGTCTTACGAAATTTTtttctgtaagacattttccaacTCTCACCGGGTTACTTTCTCCTTCTTTCTTCCGTTCTTCATCCCTTCTCCTTCTTCATCAG AGCAATGTGAGAGGGATAAAGCTCGAGTCCTTGTTCACTGCATGTcaggaaaaaatag GTCACCAGCTATTGTAGTAGCTTTCTTGATGAAATCTAAAGGATGGAGGCTTCCACAAAGCTACCAGTGGGTGAAAGAACGGAGACCATCTGTTGATATAAGTCAAG TCTGGATTGAGATCAAATACAACATAGTCAGGTCGGACATCAACTGCAAGCTCTTCAGTGAAGTTGAAATCACCAAATAG
- the LOC108473016 gene encoding protein TILLER ANGLE CONTROL 1, translating into MKIFNWVQRRFHHNVLKDGLARNVKKTDSIAIDSNTKALLEQVALVDMLDGWRDGVLTIGTFGFDPLKSLAEEQNDYLASGSYEDDDEERYSDNNDDEDVDGDDDDEEEEVNPLMLSSFEPSLEDVDSNVDNSNYRKKELMMMVGGSTDREIKFNLDATEDHSGKLRRRTTLADLFSEDTDIKKKPRSPLHLVTDSCKKPSPLPAKNGLSFAKKLIPQVGVGEDSRPIKMLHQMMRRMLKRKIHPELEGKGNKLEGRCKASVIDAVASSTLQANESVSLLQSPDIAEV; encoded by the exons ATGAAG ATCTTCAACTGGGTGCAAAGGAGGTTCCATCATAACGTCCTCAAAG ATGGGCTTGCACGAAATGTTAAGAAGACTGATTCCATTGCAATTGACTCCAATACAAAAGCTTTACTGGAACAAGTGGCACTGGTTGACATGCTGGATGGTTGGCGAGATGGCGTTTTAACAATTGGCACCTTCGGTTTCGATCCTTTGAAATCCTTGGCTGAAGAACAAAATGACTACCTAGCTTCGGGGAGCTACGAAGACGACGACGAAGAACGATACTCTGATAACAACGATGACGAAGATGTTGATggcgatgatgatgatgaagaagaagaagtgaACCCGCTGATGTTGAGCAGTTTCGAGCCGAGTTTGGAGGACGTTGATTCAAATGTCGATAACTCGAACTACAGAAAAAAGGAGTTGATGATGATGGTTGGTGGGTCTACTGATCGTGAAATCAAGTTTAACTTGGATGCCACCGAGGACCATTCTGGAAAGCTGAGAAGAAGAACTACACTGGCCGACCTCTTCTCTGAGGATACTGACATAAAAAAGAAGCCCCGCTCTCCTCTCCATTTGGTCACTGATTCTTGCAAAAAGCCATCTCCTCTTCCTGCCAAAAACGGCCTTTCTTTTGCCAAGAAACTCATTCCTCAAGTTGGAGTTGGCGAGGATTCACGTCCCATCAAAATGCTACACCAG ATGATGAGGAGGATGTTGAAAAGGAAGATCCATCCGGAGCTTGAAGGAAAGGGTAATAAATTGGAGGGACGGTGCAAGGCAAGCGTGATTGATGCTGTTGCTAGCAGCACACTCCAAGCCAATGAATCTGTTTCCTTGCTTCAATCGCCAG ATATTGCTGAGGTTTGA
- the LOC128284200 gene encoding uncharacterized protein LOC128284200: MSGLKTCSNPIHWLSLGYVKNSLKELDGVKTNLPARQITNRWVAPTGSRVKINFDAAFNKQRNKSCSGMVVGNEKRDVICFKTVFHSSVPSLFAAEALAGFQAIHLGLFLQLREVEIEGDSRSVICKLQEQKDDRFEIAAIIKDSKQLSYGFVF; this comes from the exons ATGAGTGGTTTAAAAACTTGTTCAAATCCTATTCATTGGCTAAGTTTAG GTTATGTTAAAAACTCCCTAAAAGAACTTGATGGAGTGAAGACGAACTTACCAGCTAGACAGATTACTAACAGATGGGTTGCTCCGACTGGATCGAGGGTAAAAATCAATTTTGACGCTGCTTTTAACAAACAGAGGAATAAGTCATGTTCTGGGATGGTGGTAGGAAATGAAAAAAGAGATGTGATTTGCTTTAAAACAGTGTTTCATTCGAGTGTACCTTCTCTTTTTGCTGCAGAAGCTTTGGCGGGATTCCAGGCGATTCATCTCGGTTTATTCCTTCAGTTAAGGGAGGTTGAAATTGAAGGGGACTCTCGTTCAGTCATCTGCAAACTGCAAGAGCAAAAGgatgatagatttgagatcgcaGCTATTATAAAAGACTCTAAACAACTGAGCTATGGTTTTGTCTTTTGA
- the LOC108470961 gene encoding uncharacterized protein LOC108470961, with amino-acid sequence MSNQPTRPWFRLASISRPAPQAPTPTPEPAAASAPQRSATIRPAFRPVGGASSVPTSPVSVGRTSQPSSPSDRKEASPKTASVPNSPVKTSPTAARPTTSPPKQTTPASLPSSSAKPVATTASVPTSPARTVATAVSAPTSSPAKTAPTTTSVTNSTTPKPAPSMTTTNRVASPKASTIPTVKPAMQSPVQSTKIKLPTAPPPSPLTLPPPQLRGQAELEPKIPAEAEQKTVLVQKMIEKPRGLFGAPEKDVGDIRDPSIHGKKEPSKYGDTKEKGNGKKFPSDSEDAGMRVITIAGENKGAFMELIKSPPKNGFQGSPHRLANSSRIGSDGTDYHSYSSSEDGDGKMKGKSNGSNTMPMNAFMNSNVQGVNNSIVYNSSCTHHDPGVHLSLHRKPTAGGFHVKERTNGYNS; translated from the coding sequence ATGTCGAACCAACCAACTCGTCCATGGTTTCGTTTAGCATCCATTTCAAGACCAGCACCCCAAGCACCTACTCCAACACCTGAACCCGCGGCCGCTTCAGCCCCTCAACGATCTGCCACTATTCGACCTGCATTCAGACCTGTGGGTGGTGCTTCTTCTGTTCCAACATCACCTGTTTCTGTTGGTAGAACATCTCAGCCGTCTTCCCCTTCTGATAGAAAAGAAGCTAGTCCCAAAACTGCTTCAGTGCCTAATTCCCCGGTGAAAACCTCGCCAACTGCAGCGAGGCCAACAACTTCTCCACCGAAACAAACCACACCTGCGTCATTGCCTTCTTCTTCAGCCAAGCCAGTGGCAACTACTGCCTCTGTTCCAACTTCTCCAGCCAGGACAGTTGCAACTGCTGTCTCTGCACCAACTTCTTCTCCAGCCAAGACAGCCCCAACTACAACATCGGTGACAAATTCCACAACCCCAAAACCTGCCCCCTCTATGACCACTACGAATCGTGTGGCCAGCCCCAAAGCGTCAACAATACCAACAGTCAAACCTGCCATGCAGTCTCCAGTTCAATCGACAAAGATCAAATTGCCAACTGCTCCACCACCTTCACCTTTGACTCTCCCACCTCCCCAGTTGAGAGGTCAAGCTGAGCTTGAACCCAAGATCCCTGCTGAGGCAGAGCAAAAGACTGTGCTCGTTCAAAAGATGATTGAAAAGCCCAGGGGGCTTTTTGGTGCCCCTGAAAAGGATGTTGGTGACATTCGCGACCCCAGCATTCATGGAAAGAAAGAACCGTCCAAGTATGGTGACACGAAGGAGAAGGGTAATGGGAAGAAATTCCCTTCGGATTCAGAGGATGCCGGTATGAGGGTCATAACAATTGCTGGTGAGAACAAAGGTGCTTTCATGGAGTTGATCAAGTCACCCCCGAAGAATGGTTTTCAGGGCAGTCCTCATCGGTTGGCGAATTCTTCTAGGATTGGAAGCGACGGCACTGACTACCATAGCTACAGCAGCAGCGAGGATGGGGATGGGAAGATGAAGGGCAAGAGCAACGGATCAAACACAATGCCTATGAATGCATTTATGAACAGCAATGTGCAAGGCGTTAATAACTCAATTGTCTACAATTCTTCATGCACTCACCATGACCCTGGTGTTCACCTTTCCCTCCACCGAAAACCAACCGCTGGCGGATTCCATGTCAAGGAGCGCACCAATGGCTACAACagctaa